One genomic segment of Rhinopithecus roxellana isolate Shanxi Qingling chromosome 6, ASM756505v1, whole genome shotgun sequence includes these proteins:
- the CRYGN gene encoding LOW QUALITY PROTEIN: gamma-crystallin N (The sequence of the model RefSeq protein was modified relative to this genomic sequence to represent the inferred CDS: deleted 1 base in 1 codon): MAQRSGKITLYEGKHFTGRKLEVFGDCDNFQDRGFMNRVNSIRVESGAWVCFDHPDFRGQQFILEHGDYPDFFRWNSHSDHMGSCRPVGMVSGPVHQGLSLPAGGTEGQPWQTVARNRGVWASQL, from the exons ATGGCGCAGCGCTCTGGGAAG ATCACTCTCTATGAGGGCAAGCACTTCACGGGGAGGAAGCTGGAGGTCTTTGGGGACTGTGACAACTTCCAGGAC AGGGGCTTTATGAACCGAGTGAACTCCATCCGTGTGGAGAGCGGAGCCTGGGTCTGCTTCGATCACCCTGACTTCCGGGGCCAGCAGTTCATCTTGGAGCACGGCGACTACCCCGACTTCTTCCGCTGGAACAGCCACAGTGACCACATGGGCTCCTGTCGGCCTGTGGGAATGGTGAGTGGGCCTGTCCACCAAGGGCTGAGTCTTCCTGCTGGAGGGACCGAGGGTCAGCCCTGGCAGACAGTGGCAAGGAATCGGGGAGTGTGGGCCTCCCAGCTTTAA